One Lysobacter enzymogenes DNA segment encodes these proteins:
- a CDS encoding DUF6053 domain-containing protein, which produces MAGGFVGGPSGPALFDQCAVLWNKSVGAEAPPPEALRRWREVLWECLSGPALFDQCAVLWNKSVGAETPPTEALRRQREILWEGLSGPTLCAQVAANRTGPDASRLRRCSRR; this is translated from the coding sequence GTGGCGGGAGGTTTTGTGGGAGGGCCTTCAGGCCCGGCGCTTTTCGATCAGTGCGCGGTGCTCTGGAACAAGAGCGTCGGGGCTGAAGCCCCTCCCCCAGAAGCGTTGCGGCGGTGGCGGGAGGTATTGTGGGAGTGCCTTTCAGGCCCGGCGCTTTTCGATCAGTGCGCGGTGCTCTGGAACAAGAGCGTCGGGGCTGAAACCCCTCCCACAGAAGCGTTGCGACGGCAGCGGGAGATTTTGTGGGAGGGCCTTTCAGGCCCGACGCTTTGCGCTCAGGTCGCGGCGAACCGCACCGGGCCCGATGCGTCCCGGCTCAGAAGATGTAGCCGCCGTTGA
- a CDS encoding SDR family NAD(P)-dependent oxidoreductase — protein sequence MTQQIVLITGASSGFGALAARALAHAGHTVYASMRETAGRNAPQVAAANDYAREHGVDLRTLELDVAAQASADAAIAAVVAEHGRLDVLVHNAGHMAFGPAEAFTPEQFAQLYDSNVLGAQRVNRAALPQLRAQRSGLLLWVSSTSARGGTPPYLAPYFAAKAAMDSLAVSYAGELARWGIETSILVPGAFTSGTNHFAHAGAPADVQRAADYERGPTAGFGAEILEKLAAGVPDDADPASVAEAMVAILERPRGRRPFRVHVDPADDGAETVSAVADRIRAEFLRRNDLADLLAPRLA from the coding sequence ATGACCCAGCAGATCGTCCTCATCACCGGCGCTTCCAGCGGTTTCGGCGCCCTCGCCGCGCGCGCGCTCGCCCACGCCGGCCACACCGTCTACGCCAGCATGCGCGAGACCGCGGGCCGCAACGCGCCGCAGGTCGCCGCCGCGAACGACTACGCGCGCGAACACGGCGTCGACCTGCGCACGCTCGAACTCGATGTCGCCGCGCAAGCCTCGGCCGATGCCGCCATCGCCGCGGTCGTCGCCGAACACGGCCGCCTCGACGTCCTCGTCCACAACGCCGGCCACATGGCGTTCGGCCCGGCCGAAGCGTTCACCCCGGAACAGTTCGCCCAGCTCTACGACAGCAACGTGCTCGGCGCGCAGCGGGTCAACCGCGCCGCGCTGCCGCAGTTGCGCGCGCAACGCAGCGGCCTGCTGCTGTGGGTGTCGAGCACCAGCGCGCGCGGCGGCACGCCGCCGTACCTGGCGCCGTACTTCGCGGCCAAGGCGGCGATGGATTCGCTCGCGGTCAGCTACGCCGGCGAGCTGGCGCGATGGGGCATCGAGACCTCGATCCTGGTGCCGGGCGCCTTCACCTCCGGCACCAACCACTTCGCCCACGCCGGCGCGCCGGCCGACGTACAACGCGCGGCCGACTACGAGCGAGGCCCCACCGCCGGCTTCGGCGCGGAGATCCTGGAAAAACTCGCCGCCGGCGTACCCGACGACGCCGATCCGGCCAGCGTCGCCGAGGCGATGGTCGCGATCCTCGAACGCCCGCGCGGCCGCCGTCCGTTCCGCGTCCACGTCGATCCGGCCGACGACGGCGCGGAAACCGTCAGCGCCGTCGCCGACCGCATCCGCGCCGAATTCCTGCGCCGCAACGACCTCGCCGACCTGCTCGCCCCGCGTCTGGCCTGA
- a CDS encoding DUF5671 domain-containing protein, whose protein sequence is MHQSLASGHSRQNTAQALVAAGWSEAQVRGALGAYADSDFPVPVPRPRVSVSARETFVYLLTFSALYVVAFHLCDLWFDLIGFYLPDAIEEYPYWSEGVDDSLRSSVAALAVAFPLFAWLCHRIDADVRRNPGHRLSPVRRWLTYLTLFLAAAALICDASALLYHWLGGELSLRFGLKALAVAAIAGSAFGYYMRDLQREETQA, encoded by the coding sequence GTGCATCAATCCCTGGCCAGCGGACACTCGCGCCAGAACACCGCGCAGGCGCTGGTCGCGGCGGGCTGGAGCGAAGCGCAGGTGCGCGGCGCGCTCGGCGCCTACGCCGACAGCGACTTTCCCGTGCCGGTGCCGCGGCCGCGCGTCTCGGTGTCGGCGCGCGAGACCTTCGTGTACCTGCTGACCTTCAGCGCGTTGTACGTGGTCGCCTTCCACCTGTGCGACCTGTGGTTCGACCTGATCGGGTTCTACCTGCCCGACGCGATCGAGGAATACCCGTACTGGAGCGAAGGCGTCGACGACTCGTTGCGCAGTTCGGTCGCGGCATTGGCGGTGGCGTTCCCGTTGTTCGCCTGGCTGTGCCACCGGATCGACGCCGACGTGCGCCGCAACCCGGGTCACCGGCTGTCGCCGGTGCGGCGCTGGCTGACCTACCTGACCTTGTTCCTGGCCGCGGCGGCGCTGATCTGCGACGCGAGCGCGCTGCTGTACCACTGGCTCGGCGGCGAGCTGAGCCTGCGTTTCGGACTCAAGGCGCTGGCGGTGGCGGCGATCGCCGGCAGCGCGTTCGGCTACTACATGCGCGACCTGCAACGCGAGGAGACGCAGGCATGA
- a CDS encoding DUF2239 family protein, whose translation MTTSTAPGYTAFAGQRLLARGRLADVAVAVHAAAARAGAAELLVFDDRTGQQIDLHLGGDAHAVAARYRERPDAADAAPDDDAPQAQPSPHEPAPRGRGRPRLGVTAREITLLPRHWDWLAAQPGGASVTLRKLIDQARKQGEAGMRQRLAREAAYRCLNALAGNAPGAEDATRALFAGDAAGFARRLDAWPADVRAYLLALSADAFAASEAATT comes from the coding sequence ATGACCACGTCTACCGCCCCCGGCTACACCGCTTTCGCCGGCCAGCGCCTGCTCGCGCGCGGCCGCCTCGCCGACGTCGCCGTCGCGGTGCACGCCGCCGCCGCACGCGCCGGCGCGGCGGAGCTGCTGGTGTTCGACGACCGCACCGGCCAGCAGATCGACCTGCACCTCGGCGGCGACGCGCACGCGGTGGCGGCGCGTTATCGCGAACGCCCGGACGCCGCCGATGCAGCCCCGGACGACGACGCGCCGCAAGCGCAGCCTTCCCCGCACGAGCCGGCCCCGCGCGGCCGCGGCCGCCCGCGCCTGGGCGTGACCGCGCGCGAGATCACCCTGCTGCCGCGGCACTGGGACTGGCTCGCCGCGCAACCCGGCGGCGCCTCGGTCACCCTGCGCAAGCTCATCGACCAGGCGCGCAAGCAAGGCGAGGCCGGCATGCGCCAGCGCCTCGCGCGCGAAGCCGCCTACCGCTGCCTCAATGCGCTGGCCGGCAATGCACCCGGCGCGGAGGACGCCACCCGCGCACTGTTCGCCGGCGACGCGGCCGGCTTCGCCCGCCGCCTCGACGCCTGGCCGGCGGATGTGCGCGCGTATCTGCTCGCGCTGTCCGCCGATGCGTTCGCCGCGTCCGAAGCTGCGACGACGTAA
- a CDS encoding MATE family efflux transporter has protein sequence MRDLTQGSIPKHLISLAVPIGIGMAFQMLYVLIDLYFVSRLGDAAIAGVGAAGNLQFLVMAASQVLGVGAMALIAQACGRKDVDDANAVFNQSLLLAALAAAITLIAGYACSGAYMRAIAADAASAAAGLAYLHAFLPGLALQFALVALGAALRGTGISKPTMLVQIVTVVLNAILAPVLIAGWLTGRAFGVAGAGWASSISIAVGVALMLLYFARLEHYVGVDARRLRPQPPVWRRILAIGLPPGGEFALMFVFMAVTYWCLRGLGTDAQAGYGIGMRVMQAIFLPIMAIAFAVAPVAGQNVGAGRGERVLATFRSAALIGSVAMFALTLLCQWRPEWFMRPFADNAQAADVAADFLRIVSWNFVASGLIFTCSGMFQALGNTRPSLYASASRLATFALPAVWLSQHPGFELRQLWLLSVGTTLLQALTVLWLLRRELRLRLPQPSAAAA, from the coding sequence ATGCGCGACCTCACCCAAGGCTCGATCCCCAAACACCTGATCTCGCTCGCCGTCCCCATCGGCATCGGCATGGCGTTCCAGATGCTGTACGTGCTGATCGATCTCTACTTCGTCTCGCGCCTGGGCGACGCCGCCATCGCCGGCGTCGGCGCGGCCGGCAACCTGCAGTTCCTGGTCATGGCCGCGAGCCAGGTGCTCGGGGTCGGCGCCATGGCCCTGATCGCCCAGGCCTGCGGCCGCAAGGACGTCGACGACGCCAACGCGGTGTTCAACCAGAGCCTGCTGTTGGCCGCGCTCGCCGCGGCGATCACGCTGATCGCCGGCTACGCCTGCAGCGGCGCCTACATGCGCGCGATCGCCGCCGACGCGGCCAGCGCCGCCGCCGGCCTCGCCTACCTGCATGCGTTCCTTCCCGGGCTGGCGCTGCAGTTCGCGCTGGTCGCGCTCGGCGCGGCGCTGCGCGGCACCGGCATCTCCAAGCCGACCATGCTGGTGCAGATCGTCACCGTCGTGCTCAACGCGATCCTGGCGCCGGTGCTGATCGCCGGCTGGCTCACCGGCCGCGCGTTCGGCGTCGCCGGCGCCGGCTGGGCCAGTTCGATCTCGATCGCGGTCGGCGTGGCGCTGATGCTGCTGTACTTCGCGCGCCTGGAGCATTACGTCGGCGTCGACGCGCGCCGGCTGCGGCCGCAGCCGCCGGTGTGGCGGCGGATCCTCGCCATCGGCCTGCCGCCGGGCGGCGAGTTCGCGCTGATGTTCGTATTCATGGCCGTCACCTACTGGTGCCTGCGCGGCCTCGGCACCGACGCCCAGGCCGGCTACGGCATCGGCATGCGGGTGATGCAGGCGATCTTCCTGCCGATCATGGCCATCGCCTTCGCGGTCGCGCCGGTGGCCGGGCAGAACGTCGGCGCCGGCCGCGGCGAGCGCGTGCTCGCCACGTTCCGCAGCGCCGCGCTGATCGGCAGCGTCGCGATGTTCGCGCTGACCCTGCTGTGCCAGTGGCGGCCGGAATGGTTCATGCGCCCGTTCGCCGACAACGCCCAGGCCGCCGACGTCGCGGCCGACTTCCTGCGCATCGTGTCGTGGAACTTCGTCGCCTCGGGCCTGATCTTCACCTGCTCGGGCATGTTCCAGGCGCTCGGCAACACGCGGCCGTCGCTGTACGCGAGCGCGTCGCGCCTGGCGACGTTCGCCTTGCCGGCGGTCTGGTTGTCGCAGCATCCGGGCTTCGAACTGCGCCAGCTGTGGCTGCTGTCGGTCGGCACGACCTTGCTGCAGGCGCTGACGGTGCTGTGGCTGCTGCGGCGCGAATTGCGCTTGCGCTTGCCGCAGCCCAGCGCGGCGGCGGCCTGA
- a CDS encoding CshA/CshB family fibrillar adhesin-related protein, with protein MKTIRQAIAHDAAAACAWSFVRSAMARQADVGSAWPRHGAGFRALFACALLSLGFASLPAQAQFATGGSGLYKQNIVWFSWGANGASINQNGVAVTNSTSIDGQFLRVTCSLSNIGGNSPNPDLIAYRPGTWTGDGLDNLYNIAGTGTANQLINGLSNRLNNGFQASGRFACSATFGPNNNASDPPYPLQGLVFADAEESGAGEYVQATAANPVTWRIIDRFTTCGTTSTATVTTTGANQTMRLSGAGGACAGQGGPMGVGFMEGATAADFQMQGGGASAIALGVMVFTADQGDAPGSYGSALHLPGFTWSGGTLPGSAAGTTTNYFGTFQMARLAPPAVRLGATTDIEQSDLSNPTATGDDANGTDDEDAFASMSAIALVAGGTYTLSVPCAGNGAAVSGFIDFNRDGDFADSGETSAAATCNGSTAALTWTLPGAAGLNAGASFVRLRIGTQAAQVNVPTGLASDGEVEDYAVTLTSPTLTLRKQWNGATTGDDATVTASRGGTFVGTLNSDAGSANELDTATAINVFPGETLTLAETLAANGGRTYTQSLACTGTSDANPNDGLTIGAADANIVCTFTNAQAARLTVVKNVINDNGGVATVADFGIQVDGVARSFGANTGTAVNAVYTSAAVAVNAGTRALTELNVAGYTEGTWACTGTGVTMGNAAFDSGSVTLAAGADATCTITNDDTPAALTLRKTVVNDNGGTAIATAWTLNAAGPTPISGTHGAAAVTNAAVGAGTYALSESGGPAGYTASAYSCSVDGGAAVSGNSLTLANGQNAVCTITNDDAPAQLTLQKVVVNDNGGAAVATAWTLNANGPTPISGTHAAAAVTNATVGAGTYTLSESGGPAGYTASAYSCSIDGGAAVSGNSLTLANGQNAVCTITNDDAPANLTLRKTVVNNNGGTATATAWTLNAAGPTPISGTHGSAAVTNAAVGAGTYTLSETGPAGYNPSAWVCTNGVTVTGGNQITLANGATTDCTITNDDRQAQLTLLKRVINDNGGTRLASAWTLRATGPTAVSGTPPVLLRPVNAGTYTLSETGPGGYAASAWTCTNGVTVTGGNQITLPPGGATSCQITNDDRPATLTLQKIVVNDNGGTAVATAWTLNAAGPTPISGAHGAAAVTGAAVNAGTYALSESGGPADYTASAYSCSIDGGAAVSGDSLTLANGQSAVCTVTNDDSNEADLSITKSNTYTPADPSDQAGDTVVAGTPTTYTLVVTNNGPATAVGAVVRDVPQAGLDCPASNPVACSGAACPSAAITVGDLGSGVTLGSLATGATATLSFTCAVQQ; from the coding sequence ATGAAAACGATTCGGCAAGCCATTGCGCACGATGCGGCCGCAGCCTGCGCCTGGTCGTTTGTCCGCTCGGCGATGGCACGCCAGGCAGACGTAGGTTCGGCGTGGCCTCGGCACGGCGCGGGCTTTCGGGCTTTGTTTGCGTGCGCGTTGCTGTCGCTGGGGTTCGCATCCCTGCCAGCGCAGGCCCAGTTCGCGACTGGCGGTAGCGGACTTTATAAGCAGAACATCGTCTGGTTCAGCTGGGGAGCTAATGGCGCTTCGATCAATCAAAACGGGGTTGCCGTAACTAATTCGACCAGCATCGACGGGCAATTTCTGCGTGTCACCTGCAGCCTGTCCAACATCGGCGGAAACAGTCCCAATCCCGATCTTATCGCGTACCGTCCAGGTACCTGGACAGGCGACGGTCTGGACAATCTGTACAACATCGCAGGAACCGGCACCGCCAACCAACTGATTAATGGACTCTCCAACAGGTTGAATAATGGATTCCAGGCATCGGGGCGATTCGCTTGCTCGGCTACCTTCGGCCCCAACAACAATGCAAGCGATCCACCTTACCCTCTCCAGGGCTTGGTGTTCGCGGATGCGGAGGAATCGGGAGCGGGGGAGTATGTGCAGGCAACCGCTGCCAACCCCGTCACATGGCGCATCATCGATCGTTTCACCACTTGCGGCACAACTTCCACTGCAACGGTAACGACTACGGGCGCCAATCAGACCATGCGCTTGAGCGGCGCTGGGGGGGCCTGTGCTGGACAGGGAGGGCCGATGGGGGTCGGCTTCATGGAGGGCGCGACAGCGGCTGACTTCCAGATGCAGGGGGGAGGGGCCTCTGCGATCGCGCTCGGGGTGATGGTCTTTACCGCCGATCAGGGCGACGCTCCCGGCAGTTATGGAAGTGCATTGCATCTCCCAGGCTTTACCTGGAGCGGCGGGACGCTGCCGGGTAGCGCGGCAGGCACCACGACCAACTACTTCGGCACGTTTCAAATGGCCCGTTTGGCGCCGCCGGCCGTCAGGTTGGGTGCAACGACGGACATTGAGCAAAGCGACCTGTCCAACCCCACCGCAACCGGCGACGATGCCAACGGCACCGACGACGAAGACGCGTTTGCTTCGATGTCCGCGATTGCGTTGGTCGCAGGCGGCACCTACACCCTGTCCGTGCCCTGCGCCGGCAATGGCGCTGCCGTCAGCGGCTTCATCGATTTCAACCGTGACGGCGATTTCGCGGATAGCGGGGAAACGTCTGCCGCAGCCACCTGCAATGGCAGTACCGCAGCGCTGACCTGGACCCTGCCAGGCGCCGCCGGCTTGAATGCGGGCGCAAGTTTTGTGCGCTTGCGTATCGGAACCCAAGCCGCACAGGTCAATGTTCCCACCGGATTGGCGAGCGACGGCGAAGTGGAAGACTACGCCGTAACCCTGACCTCGCCCACGCTGACCCTGCGCAAGCAGTGGAACGGCGCCACCACGGGCGATGACGCCACCGTCACCGCTTCACGCGGCGGCACGTTCGTCGGTACCCTGAATTCCGATGCCGGCAGCGCCAACGAACTGGACACCGCTACTGCGATCAACGTCTTCCCCGGCGAAACCCTCACCCTGGCGGAAACCCTGGCCGCGAACGGCGGCCGGACCTACACACAATCCCTGGCCTGCACGGGCACCAGCGATGCCAACCCGAACGATGGGCTGACCATCGGCGCCGCCGACGCGAATATCGTCTGCACCTTCACCAATGCCCAGGCTGCACGCCTGACCGTGGTCAAGAACGTCATCAACGACAATGGCGGCGTGGCTACGGTCGCCGATTTCGGCATCCAGGTCGATGGCGTGGCGCGCAGCTTCGGCGCTAATACCGGCACCGCCGTCAACGCCGTCTATACCTCGGCCGCGGTCGCGGTGAACGCCGGCACGCGCGCACTGACCGAGCTGAACGTGGCCGGCTATACCGAAGGCACGTGGGCCTGCACCGGTACCGGCGTGACCATGGGGAACGCCGCCTTCGACAGCGGCAGCGTGACTTTGGCCGCCGGCGCCGACGCGACCTGCACCATCACCAACGACGACACCCCGGCCGCGCTAACGCTGCGCAAGACCGTGGTCAACGACAACGGCGGCACCGCAATAGCGACGGCCTGGACCTTGAACGCCGCCGGCCCGACGCCGATCAGCGGCACGCATGGCGCGGCCGCGGTAACCAACGCCGCGGTCGGCGCGGGCACGTACGCCTTGTCCGAAAGCGGCGGTCCGGCCGGCTACACGGCTTCGGCCTACAGTTGCTCGGTCGACGGCGGCGCGGCAGTGAGCGGCAATTCGCTGACCTTGGCCAACGGCCAGAATGCGGTCTGCACCATCACCAACGACGACGCGCCGGCACAGCTGACCTTGCAGAAGGTCGTGGTGAACGACAACGGCGGCGCCGCCGTCGCTACGGCCTGGACGTTGAACGCGAACGGCCCGACGCCGATCAGCGGCACGCACGCAGCGGCGGCGGTGACCAATGCGACCGTCGGCGCCGGCACTTACACCTTGTCCGAAAGCGGTGGCCCGGCCGGCTACACGGCTTCGGCGTACAGTTGCTCGATAGACGGCGGTGCGGCAGTGAGCGGCAATTCGCTGACCTTGGCCAACGGGCAGAATGCGGTCTGCACCATCACCAACGACGACGCGCCGGCCAACCTGACCCTGCGCAAGACCGTGGTCAACAACAACGGCGGCACCGCCACGGCCACCGCCTGGACCTTGAACGCGGCCGGCCCGACGCCGATCAGCGGCACCCACGGCTCGGCGGCGGTGACCAATGCGGCGGTCGGCGCCGGCACCTACACGCTGTCGGAAACCGGCCCGGCGGGCTACAACCCCAGCGCCTGGGTCTGCACCAACGGGGTGACCGTGACCGGCGGCAACCAGATCACCCTGGCCAACGGCGCGACCACCGATTGCACGATCACCAACGACGATCGCCAGGCGCAGCTGACGCTGCTCAAGCGAGTGATCAACGACAACGGCGGCACCCGGCTGGCTTCGGCCTGGACGCTGCGGGCGACCGGGCCGACAGCGGTGAGCGGAACGCCGCCGGTGCTGCTCCGGCCCGTGAACGCCGGCACCTATACCCTGTCGGAAACCGGCCCGGGGGGATACGCGGCCAGCGCTTGGACCTGCACGAACGGGGTGACCGTGACCGGCGGCAACCAGATCACGTTGCCCCCCGGAGGCGCGACCTCCTGTCAGATCACCAACGACGACCGGCCGGCCACGCTGACCTTGCAGAAGATCGTGGTCAACGACAACGGCGGCACCGCGGTGGCGACGGCGTGGACCTTGAACGCCGCCGGCCCGACACCGATCAGCGGCGCCCACGGCGCGGCGGCGGTGACCGGCGCCGCGGTCAACGCGGGCACGTACGCCTTGTCCGAAAGCGGCGGCCCGGCCGACTACACGGCCTCGGCCTACAGTTGCTCGATCGACGGCGGCGCGGCGGTCTCGGGCGATTCGCTGACCCTGGCCAACGGCCAGAGCGCGGTATGCACCGTGACCAACGACGATTCCAACGAGGCGGATCTGTCGATCACCAAGAGCAACACTTACACACCGGCCGACCCCAGCGACCAGGCCGGCGACACCGTGGTGGCCGGGACGCCGACGACGTATACCTTGGTCGTGACCAACAACGGCCCGGCCACGGCCGTCGGTGCGGTGGTTAGGGACGTGCCGCAGGCGGGGTTGGACTGTCCGGCATCCAACCCGGTGGCATGCAGCGGCGCGGCCTGCCCGAGCGCGGCGATCACCGTCGGCGACTTGGGCAGTGGGGTAACGCTCGGCTCGTTGGCGACGGGGGCGACGGCGACGCTCAGCTTCACTTGCGCTGTGCAGCAGTAG
- a CDS encoding DUF11 domain-containing protein — translation MNPIQYSSIGPRGACLAHASAAAAKDATPGIRAAAADIAASGAPVLRAAGIGRSMKILFALTLLLGGASEAAAQTGYVLPNAFVSGAAGRTGSATYTYPPIAGVTQTVTYTVAGSGTGTGTETGTGSAAPNSDYNARYRLRTPNSTFDASGSPTAVMFSPGVNPNAIRGPIMDTSRQGCLTTPTCATPPRGTLTITFLEAVTNPIIHFAGLGVDTPTRISTIYTVAGASNNGAPEAVTLTRLAGNSVFAVNGLTIDNSVATNSINVSCAANQAACGSVMVNGTFNSITFNVTVEGGGFPTAGEREGHAVSVSYTPRADVRITKTNTFATDGPNDLANDTVVQGTTRTYTLVATNTGPNSAGNAILRDPAPTGLTCQTATCTAATNGAACPAAANLTIANLQSSGGVPIPTFPPNGSVTVELSCTVN, via the coding sequence ATGAATCCGATCCAGTACAGCTCCATCGGCCCGCGCGGCGCATGCCTTGCGCACGCATCGGCGGCAGCGGCCAAAGATGCCACTCCCGGTATCCGCGCGGCGGCCGCTGACATCGCTGCATCCGGCGCGCCTGTTTTGCGTGCCGCCGGGATCGGCCGGTCCATGAAAATCCTGTTCGCGTTAACCCTGCTCTTGGGGGGGGCGTCCGAGGCGGCCGCACAAACGGGGTATGTCCTGCCGAATGCCTTTGTGAGCGGCGCGGCCGGACGAACCGGATCGGCGACCTATACGTATCCCCCGATAGCCGGCGTGACGCAGACCGTGACCTATACGGTGGCCGGCTCCGGGACCGGGACCGGGACTGAGACCGGGACCGGGAGCGCGGCGCCAAATAGTGACTACAACGCTAGATACCGGCTGCGTACACCGAACTCGACTTTCGACGCCTCAGGCAGCCCGACGGCGGTCATGTTCTCGCCCGGTGTCAATCCAAACGCGATTCGCGGGCCGATCATGGATACGTCGAGACAAGGCTGCCTCACCACCCCCACATGTGCAACGCCGCCGCGCGGCACGTTGACGATCACTTTCCTTGAGGCCGTGACCAACCCCATCATTCATTTCGCCGGATTGGGGGTCGACACCCCAACCCGGATTTCGACGATCTACACGGTTGCCGGGGCTTCGAACAACGGTGCGCCGGAAGCGGTGACACTGACACGGTTGGCCGGCAATAGTGTTTTCGCCGTCAACGGCCTGACGATCGACAACTCAGTAGCGACAAACTCAATCAATGTCAGTTGTGCTGCTAACCAAGCTGCTTGCGGCTCGGTCATGGTGAACGGCACGTTCAACAGCATCACCTTCAATGTGACCGTCGAGGGCGGCGGGTTTCCCACCGCCGGAGAAAGGGAGGGGCATGCTGTATCCGTCTCCTATACGCCCCGGGCGGACGTGCGGATCACCAAGACCAACACCTTCGCCACCGACGGGCCGAACGATCTGGCCAACGACACGGTAGTCCAGGGTACGACCAGGACCTACACCCTCGTGGCCACCAACACCGGGCCGAATAGCGCCGGCAACGCCATCCTGCGCGACCCCGCGCCCACCGGGTTGACCTGCCAGACCGCGACCTGCACCGCCGCCACCAATGGTGCCGCGTGCCCTGCGGCCGCAAACCTCACTATCGCCAACCTGCAAAGCAGCGGCGGAGTGCCGATTCCGACCTTCCCGCCCAATGGCTCTGTGACGGTCGAGTTGAGCTGCACGGTGAACTGA